The Perca fluviatilis chromosome 17, GENO_Pfluv_1.0, whole genome shotgun sequence region AATAATAAGATATAAcattacaataatatataacatgACAATAAGATATAAcatgacaataataatatataacatgaCAATAATGATATATAACATGACAATAAGATATaacattacaataataatatataataacatgacaataataatatataacatgaCAATAAGATATAAcatgacaataataatatataataacatgACAATAATAAGATATAACATgacaataatatataacatgACAATAATAAGATATAACATGACAATAAGATATAAcattacaataatatataacatgACAATAATAAGATATAACATGACAATAAGATATAACATTACAATAAGATATAACATGACAATAATAAGATATAACATGACAATAATAAGATATAACATGACAATAATAAGATATAACATGACAATAAGATATAAcattacaataatatataacatgACAATAATAAGATATAACATgacaattataatatataataacaataataagatATAACATgacaattataatatataataacaataagaTATAATATGACAATAATAAGACATACCTTATTAAGTGATGTAATCAGCGGAAGGTtctaaaaatatcaaaaacaacAAAGCTATATTTCACCGATTCTCTGCAGCGAACTGACGCAAAAAGACGAAAGATATATcggctacttttaaaatattatatGAAATATGACGTGAAAGTACCCTCAACTAGATAATGACTCccacatattatattatatatatatatatatatatatatatatacatataccacgaataataaaaactattaaaactTTCTCTCGTCTCTCAGGAAAAAATGTCAGACGACagaaaaaaggaagaggaagaggaagaggaagtgacctgccagcccctcccccctccGCCCCCCTCTGTTGCCATGGAGACGGCGATGTCACCGCGGAGGCACGACCTGGTGTGCATCGTGTGTTTCGGGAGCTACGATCTGGCGGCGCGGTTGCCGCGGCGACTGCACTGCGGCCACGCTTTCTGCCAGGCGTGTCTGAAGAGACTCGACACGGTCATCAACGAGCAAGTGAGCCATGACATCATCACTGTCATATGACATCATCACAGTCAGAGCCATGACATCATCACTATCAGAGCTATGACATCACCACCATCAGTACGATTACATCATCCAGACAAAAACTACACAACTGTTACGTTGCTTTAAAACCGCTGAGATCTGAACGTGTCACGTTGTGTTCAAAGATACAAACAGCTAGCATAGCATCAGCTAACCTAGCCAATAACACAATACACAAAGAGCTAGCATAGCATCAGCTAATCTAGCCAATAACACAGTACACAGAGAGCTAGCATAGCATCAGTCAACATAGCCAAAATAACACAGTACACAGAGCTAGCATAGCATCACTTATATATAGTGTGATCACAGTCAAAAGCTTAATAAAACGATAAAGAAGTCCATTTCAAATGAGCTTCCCGTCCTGTCACtgaactacatttcccatgagtCTTTGTGCCCCCCAGGTGTGGATCCCATGTCCTCAGTGTCTTTGTGCCCCCAGGTGTGGATCCCGTGTCCTCAGTGTCGGCAGAACACCCCCCGGCCGAGGGGGGGCGCTGCTGgtctggacctggacctggCGTCCTTCCTAGCGGTGAAGCAGGGCACCAGGGAGGGGCCACCGGCCGCCAGCGATGCCCAGCTCGGGAAGCTCTGGCTGGGGAAGGACAGCCCCGAAGACCCCTGGTCACACGGAGGGCTGGCCCAGCCACGCTTCCATCGCTACGCTAACTGCTGCCCCCCGGCATCCTATTGGCTCTGCTGCTGGGTCTGCTGCAGGGGGCGGAGCTAGGACCGACCAATGAGAGTGCTGAATGGAGATTATTCTGTAAATAAACTGTAGCGTGTTACTGAGGTTCATAATTCATTTAGAAAAATTAGGGAAATAACAAAtaatcagagagagacagacagacagggagacagacagagagaaagacagagagagagacagacagacagacagacagagagatagagagagagagacagacagagacagacagagatagacagacagagagagagacagacagacagagagacagacaggcagagagatagagagagagagacagacagacagacagacagagagatagagagagagacagacagagacagacagagatagacagacagtgtgacagaaacagacagagagacagacaggcagagagaaagacagacagagagacagacagacgggcagacagtcagtcagacagacagacagacagaccatgTGTACATTATTGCAGTGAATATTAGATTTATTTGTTGAGAGTTTCTCCCGCTGACTCAGAGACTTTACATCATGATGATGTCATAGgtttttaaatctcttttattcAAACATAAAGTCGATGGGTTAAAGACTATCCTCTGgtcattataataatatatatatatatatacgttaTAGGGATGCACCAAACCCAGAGTTCGGTTCGGATTCAGCAgaactttgggctttttgacggagtTCAGGTACTGCCGAACGTTATTTTTCGACCGAACCGAACACTACCAAAGAGAAGGAACGAGAGGCGAGAAAAGGAGGCGAACGTTGTGTTGAGTTTCTGCTCTTgccaaagagtatagaagtaacAAGAGGAGGAACTCAATAGAACGTTCCattgcaaacaaacacacccatGACAGAGCTGCAGCTCCGCCATCTTGGACTGAACTATCTCGTTACTtcacatagatatatacatagatatatagatatatacatgtatataaatggaactggtgagcaaaaaaagtgttttttggcagtactttcagtcaaaagaaggccattcaagtccagctacatgttcaatctgatcaatgctgattggtctggtggtggcgaggaccctaaactatacacaacatggccgctgttacaacatctggtctgaaacatctggaagaatacgagttgtgcacgaaggaatctccagacagcagccagaacgcagcaacttcaggtacggtaAAGGAAGGACAATCACAGCCAAAAACGTTAAAGAAGTTGCACCTTTTCACTAGCCGAACTTAGGGTATTTTTGGTGATGCATTGCgatcaaactttagtttaaaagcatatttaggaccgaatcgccactttaaagattcaccgtattctcgtttttgggtaaaatggccttttgaatgggagagctatgggcactctcatgctagtctcaaaatagctgttttagaaatactaagaaggctcgacacaacatgaaactatgctccaagtatcaccaggggctctacaccttaacgcaagcattgacaacattgtttgtgtatttactaaaaaaggttttgaacaactcaccgcagctgttgttgtttccggccgctaccacctcggcagtcaaaacgagtcgatatccgaatgcgaatgaacagaCTCCATACGAGGCTCCTTTTACAATTAcgaggtcaatattgtttttcaataacgacaaaacgacttatccgtgcatttatatggaactcagctttaggagctttccttCTCTACTCTCCTCCCGGTTACGTTGCGTTCGGAAAtcgattgtttttgactgatcAAATGGCTGCagccggaaacaacaacagctgcggtgagttgttcaaaaccttttttagtaaatctgggtacacaaacaatgttgtcaa contains the following coding sequences:
- the si:ch211-202f5.2 gene encoding RING finger protein 224 yields the protein METAMSPRRHDLVCIVCFGSYDLAARLPRRLHCGHAFCQACLKRLDTVINEQVWIPCPQCRQNTPRPRGGAAGLDLDLASFLAVKQGTREGPPAASDAQLGKLWLGKDSPEDPWSHGGLAQPRFHRYANCCPPASYWLCCWVCCRGRS